The Anoxybacillus amylolyticus DNA segment GCCGCGCTTGAAACGCTTCAAAATTGCTGCAAGACGAAATTTCGCGATACGTTCCATAGCTTGGAAGCCATACTTCAATATCGTATTTTTTCGCCGCTGTAAATCCTAGGTCGCCTGTGCACATGCTCATCACACGGTACGGAAGTTCTAATAGCTGTAATACTTTTTCCGCATGACCTGTCAATTTTTCTAGCTCTTCGTATGAATCTTCCGGTTTTACAAATTTCACAAGCTCTACTTTATTAAATTGATGTTGCCGAATTAATCCACGCGTATCTCGACCGGCAGACCCTGCTTCCGAACGGAAACATGCGCTATAGGCGACATAATTTAACGGCAATTGTTCAGCTGATAAAATTTCGTCTCGATGTAAATTAGTTACAGGAACTTCCGCCGTTGGAATTAAGAAATAGTCTTCGCTTTCCACCCGAAACGCATCCTCTTCAAATTTCGGCAACTGCCCTGTTCCAGTCATGCTAGCACGATTCACAAGATAAGGAGGAAGCACTTCCACATACCCATGCTCTTCGACGTGAAGATCAAGCATAAAATTAATAAGTGCCCGCTCTAACCGCGCCCCAAGCCCTTTGTAAAAAACAAAGCGGCTTCCTGTCACTTTAGCGGCACGTTCAAAATCAAGAATACCGAGCTGATCGGCAATATCCCAATGGGGCTTTAGTTCAAATGAAAACGTCCGCGGTTCGCCCCATTTGCGAATTTCGATGTTATCATTTTCTGACTCCCCGATTGGCACTGATTCGTGCGGAATGTTTGGAATCGATAACAGCATTATTTCTAACGCTTCTTCCACTTTCCGCAACTCATCATCTAACGCTTTAATACGGTCGCCGACCTCACGCATTTCCGCAATTAAATGATCAGCTTCTCTCTTTTCCCGCTTTAACACTGCGATTTGCTGTGATACTTCATTGCGCTTATTTTTTAATTCTTCTGCCTTAGCAATTAGCTCACGACGTTTTGTATCGAGTTCTTCAAAACGGGCAAAATCGGTTAAATCTTCACCACGATGTTTCAGCTTTTCTTTTACTTCGGCAAAATTGGCACGTAAAAATTTTAAATCTAACATGTTCTTCTCCTCCTTTAAATGTGAATAAGAAAATCGCAAAGCGCCCGCCTATCAGCGAAGAGCGCACAACCCCCACCGAGGAGGCTCAGCCCAAGCAAAGCTTGGGTTTGCGTGGGATATTTCAAGGAAGCGAACTCCGTGTGTCGCCGCCGAAAGAATGGGCGGAGCGTATCACACCGATGGCGTTTGGAGCTATACTCCCTATCCAATCGTAAAATTTTATACTTTCTTACCTTAAAATAAAAACTCCCGTCCCTATATTAAGGGACGGGAGTAACCCGCGTTGCCACCCTACTTGAAGACAAATCGTCTTCCGCTCTCATCGATAACGGTGTTTACCGGAAATGCTTACTAGTTGTTAAACATTCGGCATTTCACTCAAGGATGGATTCACAAGCGTCCTTCATCGGTTTGCACCACCCACCGACTCTCTGTAGAAGAACATTCTTGCTACTAGTTCCTCTCATCGCTTTACCCCATTTTTGATAATAATGTACTACAAGGATTAACAAGATGCAACTGTTTTATGCTTTCGACTCTTTCACCATTTGGATGAAATATTTTGTCATCCGATGGTC contains these protein-coding regions:
- the serS gene encoding serine--tRNA ligase, whose protein sequence is MLDLKFLRANFAEVKEKLKHRGEDLTDFARFEELDTKRRELIAKAEELKNKRNEVSQQIAVLKREKREADHLIAEMREVGDRIKALDDELRKVEEALEIMLLSIPNIPHESVPIGESENDNIEIRKWGEPRTFSFELKPHWDIADQLGILDFERAAKVTGSRFVFYKGLGARLERALINFMLDLHVEEHGYVEVLPPYLVNRASMTGTGQLPKFEEDAFRVESEDYFLIPTAEVPVTNLHRDEILSAEQLPLNYVAYSACFRSEAGSAGRDTRGLIRQHQFNKVELVKFVKPEDSYEELEKLTGHAEKVLQLLELPYRVMSMCTGDLGFTAAKKYDIEVWLPSYGTYREISSCSNFEAFQARRANIRFRRDPKAKPEHVHTLNGSGLAIGRTVAAILENYQQEDGTVVIPKVLRRYMGNKEVIG